Proteins found in one Tamandua tetradactyla isolate mTamTet1 chromosome 1, mTamTet1.pri, whole genome shotgun sequence genomic segment:
- the LOC143683437 gene encoding translationally-controlled tumor protein-like, translating to MIIYRDLISHDEMFSDIYKIWEIADGLCLEVEGKMVSRTEGGIDDALVGGNASAEGPEGEGTESTVITGVDIVMNHHLQETSYTKEAYKKYIKHYMKSIKGKLEEQRQERVKPFMTGAAEQIKHILANFKNYQFYIGENMNPDGMVALLDYREDGVTPYMIFFKDGLEMEKC from the coding sequence ATGATCATCTACCGGGACCTCATCAGCCATGATGAGATGTTCTCCGACATTTACAAGATTTGGGAGATCGCGGACGGGCTGTGCCTGGAGGTGGAGGGAAAGATGGTCAGTAGGACAGAGGGTGGCATTGATGATGCTCTCGTTGGTGGAAATGCCTCTGCCGAAGGTCCGGAGGGTGAAGGTACCGAAAGCACAGTCATCACTGGTGTTGATATTGTCATGAACCATCACTTGCAGGAAACCAGTTACACAAAAGAAGCCTACAAGAAGTACATCAAACATTACATGAAATCAATCAAAGGCAagcttgaagaacagagacaagaaagagtaaaacctTTCATGACAGGGGCTGCAGAACAAATCAAGCACATCCTTGCTAATTTCAAAAACTACCAGTTCTATATTGGTGAAAACATGAATCCGGATGGCATGGTTGCTCTCCTGGACTACCGTGAGGATGGTGTGACCCCATATATGATTTTCTTTAAGGATGgtttagaaatggagaaatgtTAA